From Excalfactoria chinensis isolate bCotChi1 chromosome 4, bCotChi1.hap2, whole genome shotgun sequence, one genomic window encodes:
- the MAP7D3 gene encoding MAP7 domain-containing protein 3 isoform X13 — MAEGGGGAPPPSCSSSSSSSSLKGLREQMVAAAQAIADERRSQSGISPVAVQTSINIKTATKPVIDGSTLRTEERQRLARERREEREKQNAAKESQILEKERKAKLQYEKQLEERQRKLKEQKQKDEQRRAAVEEKRKQKIEEEKERHEAALHRTLERSQRLETRQKRWSWGGSVTPDSESKTARRSQVSPLDSSVISRLLAPTQASLARSKSAATLSADGQDPSESHLCPRSASASSINSSVPTPKVPVRSRSIDRLKSSVPSSDASSPDPTQKSETEKPSPGSGLRRPSSPSVSARRRSPSPANLVKRPPSPSAVRQKTRPPSPGVSKQRPPSPTPISKPAPIQRPPLTPGVINITKKKTEAESKPKEKSTDGTGHEQGAPSALDRDAVAASAKTKEEPGSKAAAGTTTAEEAAKILAEKRRLAREQREREDQERIQRQEEERIREEEMAKRAAEEKARREEELRKQEEEKRLIYEEQQRQAEEERIRREQEEQEKLAELQHQREEAEAKAQEEAERQRLERERIMQQNKQERLERKKRIEEIMKRTRKTDQNESKLQNEGKSACEVMEGEDIEEEEELGLEKAEQPGKLNGIDLPQELKGETEGCVQTARSLTCTESEQRAVTDLKAGEVFMNGSDLQSDEGSLLFTELKDSSHPAKEMVIGDSAKLGVNEADHTSGLIQNLNGKSDLWTSEEFIDVGIHSKSAKLSSDSISAGNCNQNLNDAATIPSSPKLTYEEDGAVNSLTKPIDSSSGNSS; from the exons ttGCTGCAGCCCAAGCCATAGCAGATGAAAGAAGAAGCCAAAGTGGTATCAGCCCTGTTGCAGTCCAGACCTCAATAAACATAAAGACAGCAACTAAACCAG TGATAGATGGCTCCACTctaagaacagaagaaaggcaaagaCTGGCCAGGGAGCGCAGAGAGGAACGGGAAAAGCAAAATG ctgccAAAGAGTCACAAATActtgaaaaggagagaaaagcaaaactccAGTATGAAAAACAGTtagaagaaaggcagagaaagctaaaagaacagaagcagaaagacgAACAACGGAGGGCAGCtgtagaagaaaagagaaaacaaaaaatagaagaggaaaag GAGAGACATGAAGCAGCTCTGCATCGTACATTGGAACGGAGTCAGCGACTGGAAACACGGCAGAAGAGATGGTCATGGGGAGGATCTGTAACTCCAGATTCAGAGAGCAAGACAG CTCGTCGCTCCCAGGTCAGTCCTCTGGACAGTAGCGTAATCAGTCGCCTCCTCGCCCCCACTCAGGCCTCCTTAGCTAGGAGTAAAAGTGCTGCTACATTGTCGGCTGATGGACAGGATCCCTCAG AATCTCACCTCTGTCCTCGTTCAGCTTCAGCCAGTTCCATCAATTCCTCAGTCCCAACTCCTAAAGTGCCCGTGCGCAGTCGTAGCATCGACAGATTGAAGTCCTCTGTACCTTCATCTGATGCAAGCTCACCAGATCCAACCCAG AAATCAGAGACTGAGAAACCATCCCCAGGTTCTGGGCTGCGTCGTCCTTCCTCTCCATCGGTGTCTGCCCGTAGAAGATCACCTTCTCCTGCCAATTTGGTGAAGCGTCCTCCGTCACCATCTGCAGTTAG ACAGAAGACTCGCCCGCCTTCACCTGGCGTATCAAAACAAAGGCCGCCATCTCCTACTCCCATCTCAAAACCGGCACCCATCCAACGCCCACCTCTCACACCAGGTGTTATCAACattaccaaaaagaaaactgaagcagagagcaaaccaaaggagaagagcacagaCGGAACAGGACATGAGCAGGGTGCCCCATCAGCCTTGGACAGGGATGCAGTAGCAGCTAGTGCAAAGACCAAAGAAG AGCCAggtagcaaagcagcagcagggaccACCACAGCTGAAGAAGCTGCTAAAATCTTGGCAGAAAAACGGCGTTTAGCACgggagcagagggagagggaagacCAAGAGAGAATTCAGAGACAGGAAGAGGAAAG AatcagagaagaagaaatggccaagagagcagctgaagaaaaagcacGACGGGAAGAGGAGCTCCgcaagcaggaggaagaaaagagactCATTTATGAGGAACAACAAAGAcaagctgaagaggaaagaatcCGCCGAGAAcaggaagagcaggaaaagcttGCAGAGCTTCAGCACCAG agggAAGAAGCTGAAGCAAAAGCTCAAGAAGAGGCTGAAAGACAGCGgctggaaagagagagaattatgcagcaaaacaaacaggaaaggcttgaaagaaaaaag AGAAttgaagaaataatgaaaagaacacGAAAAACGGATCAAAATGAATCCAAG TTGCAGAATGAAGGAAAGTCTGCCTGTGAGGTCATGGAGGGAGAGGATattgaagaagaggaagagctggGACTTGAGAAGGCTGAGCAACCCG GAAAGCTGAATGGCATTGACTTGCCCCAGGAACTCAAAGGGGAGACAGAGGGTTGTGTACAGACTGCACGGAGCTTGACCTGTACAGAATCTGAGCAACGTGCTGTGACAGATTTGAAGGCCGGTGAAGTGTTTATGAATGGCAGCGATTTGCAAAGTGATGAAGGGTCCCTACTTTTTACTGAACTAAAGGATTCCAG ccATCCTGCAAAAGAAATGGTTATCGGTGACTCGGCGAAGTTGGGTGTTAACGAAGCTGATCATACAAGTGGACTTATTCAGAATCTTAATGGAAAATCTGATTTGTGGACTTCCGAGGAATTCATTGACGTTGGAATACATTCCAAGTCAGCCAAACTGAGTTCGGACAGCATCTCTGCTGGTAACTGTAATCAAAACTTGAATGATGCTGCTACAATACCTTCTAGTCCCAAATTGACTTATGAGGAAGATGGTGCAGTGAATTCATTGACCAAACCTATAGATTCTTCATCAGGTAATTCAAGCTGA
- the MAP7D3 gene encoding MAP7 domain-containing protein 3 isoform X12 translates to MAEGGGGAPPPSCSSSSSSSSLKGLREQMVAAAQAIADERRSQSGISPVAVQTSINIKTATKPVIDGSTLRTEERQRLARERREEREKQNAAKESQILEKERKAKLQYEKQLEERQRKLKEQKQKDEQRRAAVEEKRKQKIEEEKERHEAALHRTLERSQRLETRQKRWSWGGSVTPDSESKTASKRSTSTANLKPTEAAMNKRLSSSAALLNASDRTRRSQVSPLDSSVISRLLAPTQASLARSKSAATLSADGQDPSASASSINSSVPTPKVPVRSRSIDRLKSSVPSSDASSPDPTQKSETEKPSPGSGLRRPSSPSVSARRRSPSPANLVKRPPSPSAVRQKTRPPSPGVSKQRPPSPTPISKPAPIQRPPLTPGVINITKKKTEAESKPKEKSTDGTGHEQGAPSALDRDAVAASAKTKEEPGSKAAAGTTTAEEAAKILAEKRRLAREQREREDQERIQRQEEERIREEEMAKRAAEEKARREEELRKQEEEKRLIYEEQQRQAEEERIRREQEEQEKLAELQHQREEAEAKAQEEAERQRLERERIMQQNKQERLERKKRIEEIMKRTRKTDQNESKLQNEGKSACEVMEGEDIEEEEELGLEKAEQPGKLNGIDLPQELKGETEGCVQTARSLTCTESEQRAVTDLKAGEVFMNGSDLQSDEGSLLFTELKDSSHPAKEMVIGDSAKLGVNEADHTSGLIQNLNGKSDLWTSEEFIDVGIHSKSAKLSSDSISAGNCNQNLNDAATIPSSPKLTYEEDGAVNSLTKPIDSSSGNSS, encoded by the exons ttGCTGCAGCCCAAGCCATAGCAGATGAAAGAAGAAGCCAAAGTGGTATCAGCCCTGTTGCAGTCCAGACCTCAATAAACATAAAGACAGCAACTAAACCAG TGATAGATGGCTCCACTctaagaacagaagaaaggcaaagaCTGGCCAGGGAGCGCAGAGAGGAACGGGAAAAGCAAAATG ctgccAAAGAGTCACAAATActtgaaaaggagagaaaagcaaaactccAGTATGAAAAACAGTtagaagaaaggcagagaaagctaaaagaacagaagcagaaagacgAACAACGGAGGGCAGCtgtagaagaaaagagaaaacaaaaaatagaagaggaaaag GAGAGACATGAAGCAGCTCTGCATCGTACATTGGAACGGAGTCAGCGACTGGAAACACGGCAGAAGAGATGGTCATGGGGAGGATCTGTAACTCCAGATTCAGAGAGCAAGACAG CCAGCAAGCGGTCCACCTCCACAGCAAACCTCAAACCGACAGAAGCTGCCATGAATAAACGTTTGTCATCGTCTGCAGCACTTTTAAATGCTTCTGATCGAA CTCGTCGCTCCCAGGTCAGTCCTCTGGACAGTAGCGTAATCAGTCGCCTCCTCGCCCCCACTCAGGCCTCCTTAGCTAGGAGTAAAAGTGCTGCTACATTGTCGGCTGATGGACAGGATCCCTCAG CTTCAGCCAGTTCCATCAATTCCTCAGTCCCAACTCCTAAAGTGCCCGTGCGCAGTCGTAGCATCGACAGATTGAAGTCCTCTGTACCTTCATCTGATGCAAGCTCACCAGATCCAACCCAG AAATCAGAGACTGAGAAACCATCCCCAGGTTCTGGGCTGCGTCGTCCTTCCTCTCCATCGGTGTCTGCCCGTAGAAGATCACCTTCTCCTGCCAATTTGGTGAAGCGTCCTCCGTCACCATCTGCAGTTAG ACAGAAGACTCGCCCGCCTTCACCTGGCGTATCAAAACAAAGGCCGCCATCTCCTACTCCCATCTCAAAACCGGCACCCATCCAACGCCCACCTCTCACACCAGGTGTTATCAACattaccaaaaagaaaactgaagcagagagcaaaccaaaggagaagagcacagaCGGAACAGGACATGAGCAGGGTGCCCCATCAGCCTTGGACAGGGATGCAGTAGCAGCTAGTGCAAAGACCAAAGAAG AGCCAggtagcaaagcagcagcagggaccACCACAGCTGAAGAAGCTGCTAAAATCTTGGCAGAAAAACGGCGTTTAGCACgggagcagagggagagggaagacCAAGAGAGAATTCAGAGACAGGAAGAGGAAAG AatcagagaagaagaaatggccaagagagcagctgaagaaaaagcacGACGGGAAGAGGAGCTCCgcaagcaggaggaagaaaagagactCATTTATGAGGAACAACAAAGAcaagctgaagaggaaagaatcCGCCGAGAAcaggaagagcaggaaaagcttGCAGAGCTTCAGCACCAG agggAAGAAGCTGAAGCAAAAGCTCAAGAAGAGGCTGAAAGACAGCGgctggaaagagagagaattatgcagcaaaacaaacaggaaaggcttgaaagaaaaaag AGAAttgaagaaataatgaaaagaacacGAAAAACGGATCAAAATGAATCCAAG TTGCAGAATGAAGGAAAGTCTGCCTGTGAGGTCATGGAGGGAGAGGATattgaagaagaggaagagctggGACTTGAGAAGGCTGAGCAACCCG GAAAGCTGAATGGCATTGACTTGCCCCAGGAACTCAAAGGGGAGACAGAGGGTTGTGTACAGACTGCACGGAGCTTGACCTGTACAGAATCTGAGCAACGTGCTGTGACAGATTTGAAGGCCGGTGAAGTGTTTATGAATGGCAGCGATTTGCAAAGTGATGAAGGGTCCCTACTTTTTACTGAACTAAAGGATTCCAG ccATCCTGCAAAAGAAATGGTTATCGGTGACTCGGCGAAGTTGGGTGTTAACGAAGCTGATCATACAAGTGGACTTATTCAGAATCTTAATGGAAAATCTGATTTGTGGACTTCCGAGGAATTCATTGACGTTGGAATACATTCCAAGTCAGCCAAACTGAGTTCGGACAGCATCTCTGCTGGTAACTGTAATCAAAACTTGAATGATGCTGCTACAATACCTTCTAGTCCCAAATTGACTTATGAGGAAGATGGTGCAGTGAATTCATTGACCAAACCTATAGATTCTTCATCAGGTAATTCAAGCTGA
- the MAP7D3 gene encoding MAP7 domain-containing protein 3 isoform X10 — protein sequence MAEGGGGAPPPSCSSSSSSSSLKGLREQMVAAAQAIADERRSQSGISPVAVQTSINIKTATKPVIDGSTLRTEERQRLARERREEREKQNAAKESQILEKERKAKLQYEKQLEERQRKLKEQKQKDEQRRAAVEEKRKQKIEEEKERHEAALHRTLERSQRLETRQKRWSWGGSVTPDSESKTEQQTTDEASKRSTSTANLKPTEAAMNKRLSSSAALLNASDRTRRSQVSPLDSSVISRLLAPTQASLARSKSAATLSADGQDPSESHLCPRSASASSINSSVPTPKVPVRSRSIDRLKSSVPSSDASSPDPTQKSETEKPSPGSGLRRPSSPSVSARRRSPSPANLVKRPPSPSAVRQKTRPPSPGVSKQRPPSPTPISKPAPIQRPPLTPGVINITKKKTEAESKPKEKSTDGTGHEQGAPSALDRDAVAASAKTKEEPGSKAAAGTTTAEEAAKILAEKRRLAREQREREDQERIQRQEEERIREEEMAKRAAEEKARREEELRKQEEEKRLIYEEQQRQAEEERIRREQEEQEKLAELQHQREEAEAKAQEEAERQRLERERIMQQNKQERLERKKRIEEIMKRTRKTDQNESKLQNEGKSACEVMEGEDIEEEEELGLEKAEQPGKLNGIDLPQELKGETEGCVQTARSLTCTESEQRAVTDLKAGEVFMNGSDLQSDEGSLLFTELKDSSHPAKEMVIGDSAKLGVNEADHTSGLIQNLNGKSDLWTSEEFIDVGIHSKSAKLSSDSISAGNCNQNLNDAATIPSSPKLTYEEDGAVNSLTKPIDSSSGNSS from the exons ttGCTGCAGCCCAAGCCATAGCAGATGAAAGAAGAAGCCAAAGTGGTATCAGCCCTGTTGCAGTCCAGACCTCAATAAACATAAAGACAGCAACTAAACCAG TGATAGATGGCTCCACTctaagaacagaagaaaggcaaagaCTGGCCAGGGAGCGCAGAGAGGAACGGGAAAAGCAAAATG ctgccAAAGAGTCACAAATActtgaaaaggagagaaaagcaaaactccAGTATGAAAAACAGTtagaagaaaggcagagaaagctaaaagaacagaagcagaaagacgAACAACGGAGGGCAGCtgtagaagaaaagagaaaacaaaaaatagaagaggaaaag GAGAGACATGAAGCAGCTCTGCATCGTACATTGGAACGGAGTCAGCGACTGGAAACACGGCAGAAGAGATGGTCATGGGGAGGATCTGTAACTCCAGATTCAGAGAGCAAGACAG AGCAACAGACCACAGATGAAG CCAGCAAGCGGTCCACCTCCACAGCAAACCTCAAACCGACAGAAGCTGCCATGAATAAACGTTTGTCATCGTCTGCAGCACTTTTAAATGCTTCTGATCGAA CTCGTCGCTCCCAGGTCAGTCCTCTGGACAGTAGCGTAATCAGTCGCCTCCTCGCCCCCACTCAGGCCTCCTTAGCTAGGAGTAAAAGTGCTGCTACATTGTCGGCTGATGGACAGGATCCCTCAG AATCTCACCTCTGTCCTCGTTCAGCTTCAGCCAGTTCCATCAATTCCTCAGTCCCAACTCCTAAAGTGCCCGTGCGCAGTCGTAGCATCGACAGATTGAAGTCCTCTGTACCTTCATCTGATGCAAGCTCACCAGATCCAACCCAG AAATCAGAGACTGAGAAACCATCCCCAGGTTCTGGGCTGCGTCGTCCTTCCTCTCCATCGGTGTCTGCCCGTAGAAGATCACCTTCTCCTGCCAATTTGGTGAAGCGTCCTCCGTCACCATCTGCAGTTAG ACAGAAGACTCGCCCGCCTTCACCTGGCGTATCAAAACAAAGGCCGCCATCTCCTACTCCCATCTCAAAACCGGCACCCATCCAACGCCCACCTCTCACACCAGGTGTTATCAACattaccaaaaagaaaactgaagcagagagcaaaccaaaggagaagagcacagaCGGAACAGGACATGAGCAGGGTGCCCCATCAGCCTTGGACAGGGATGCAGTAGCAGCTAGTGCAAAGACCAAAGAAG AGCCAggtagcaaagcagcagcagggaccACCACAGCTGAAGAAGCTGCTAAAATCTTGGCAGAAAAACGGCGTTTAGCACgggagcagagggagagggaagacCAAGAGAGAATTCAGAGACAGGAAGAGGAAAG AatcagagaagaagaaatggccaagagagcagctgaagaaaaagcacGACGGGAAGAGGAGCTCCgcaagcaggaggaagaaaagagactCATTTATGAGGAACAACAAAGAcaagctgaagaggaaagaatcCGCCGAGAAcaggaagagcaggaaaagcttGCAGAGCTTCAGCACCAG agggAAGAAGCTGAAGCAAAAGCTCAAGAAGAGGCTGAAAGACAGCGgctggaaagagagagaattatgcagcaaaacaaacaggaaaggcttgaaagaaaaaag AGAAttgaagaaataatgaaaagaacacGAAAAACGGATCAAAATGAATCCAAG TTGCAGAATGAAGGAAAGTCTGCCTGTGAGGTCATGGAGGGAGAGGATattgaagaagaggaagagctggGACTTGAGAAGGCTGAGCAACCCG GAAAGCTGAATGGCATTGACTTGCCCCAGGAACTCAAAGGGGAGACAGAGGGTTGTGTACAGACTGCACGGAGCTTGACCTGTACAGAATCTGAGCAACGTGCTGTGACAGATTTGAAGGCCGGTGAAGTGTTTATGAATGGCAGCGATTTGCAAAGTGATGAAGGGTCCCTACTTTTTACTGAACTAAAGGATTCCAG ccATCCTGCAAAAGAAATGGTTATCGGTGACTCGGCGAAGTTGGGTGTTAACGAAGCTGATCATACAAGTGGACTTATTCAGAATCTTAATGGAAAATCTGATTTGTGGACTTCCGAGGAATTCATTGACGTTGGAATACATTCCAAGTCAGCCAAACTGAGTTCGGACAGCATCTCTGCTGGTAACTGTAATCAAAACTTGAATGATGCTGCTACAATACCTTCTAGTCCCAAATTGACTTATGAGGAAGATGGTGCAGTGAATTCATTGACCAAACCTATAGATTCTTCATCAGGTAATTCAAGCTGA